In Phragmites australis chromosome 18, lpPhrAust1.1, whole genome shotgun sequence, the genomic window ATGGTTAGGCACCAAATTCACGCatcaaacactcacatactaaACGATTGACACCCCATACCATGCATCAGGATCAGAAAGCACATAGGTTTTCACAGTAGTAGAGTCAAAAGTTATGCATGGCACATTTGCATTTCATATCCATGTGCAAGACACGAGGCTATTATATGTCATGAAAATAAAGTAGGCAACATGACATGAAGGCTATACCTAGACTGCATAACAATTAATTTCAGTATTGCATTTAAAAGGACATAGTTTGTCGCTAAACTGATAAATTAGATCTAAATAGTAGATGGATAATTTTTAGTTCTTACATAACAAGGGCCGCGACAagcaaaagaaaatggaaaaacATGAATCTCTAAGTATCCCTGACAGCTCGTATTTAGTAATATCAAATTATGTCAATATGTAATCTGCTTTCATGTAAAACAGCTAACGATATGCAAGCATACCGAATGGTATCACATTCTAACCAAAGTTTCTAAGCAAAAAAGGATGCGGATGACTAAGCAAGGCCATAACAACAATGCAGGTTGTGTACGTATATCTATAGATAGTTGCAGCATCAAGGATGCATTGAGTGCAAAGCAATGTGATACAGTGATCAGTGACTACAAGAACTGACAAAGAAATCAAGCAATATTGCAGCATGTGTCCCCACTTTCCAATAATGCATAGACGGAGGCCAATATCAGCTAAAATTATCAacataaatggaaagaaaagTTATGAATGAACCAGGTTTGGATAGAAACTATGCTCTATCAATTGTCCTACAATGATGATCCCACAAATGACCACAAGCAGGATGCAGTTCTCCGAATAGTATGGAGGGTGACTGTTACATATAGGAGAAATTTCAGGTAGCTGTacttaataaaataataatcacATATAGCTCGTGCAACATGGCACATATAGAAGAAATTCAAGTGTTCTCTTGGATTAGCAGCTGGCCTACAGTGTTATCTGGACACGGACACGGGTGTcagaatccgactcggattcgggTGTCcgatttgacaaaaaaaatttgacACTGCTAGCCTATAGAAGATGGTTCACATCTTTCCCATGCGTAGATTAAAGGAAAGCTGATTATCAAAACCACGTGCATAATGTGTTCTGTCAACTTTACGTTACCGTTGCCATATATCAATCTAAGAACATTTGTACTGTTACACACGTATAATACAAATGAGCACAGTAGCGACAAAAATAACTAAAAGTGTaactgtcggtgatatgggaaccgggggttcccgagtcccgaggccaggacagcacagtgccacatggcgccttccctcggggaccacctccccgaggacttAAGGGAAGCCAgatctgggagagggtgctcggggccaagaacagttggcccccgaatACCCaaagtgccccgaggacccgagaagagccaggtccagGAGTGGGCGTTCGGAGCCAAgtgcagttggtccccgagcacccagagtgccccgaggacccggtaagccccatgccggtggaccctgcagggactccacgatgaggtgtcggtcggtgggaggcctgATGCTGTATTTAATGGGGaacgtggacggtcacatccaaccactctcccccacgtctgtcgtactgaatacgtcagtccctgccaccgtctGGCAAGAAgacgtgggcacaattaatgcggcgggtcccatcgcatgtcccctcgcgggacCCATAAAGAAAGACGGCTCGacgatatcttcgatgggcttgaggcaTATCGCCTATCGCCCTGTTGCATCAGACTATGTTAGACCTACTCTGAtcagacgggcatgagagagtactcagagactggccggtgggcgcccctgcgcctgctaaagttgggacgtgaagaccgatgGGACCGTCCGAGGGATGCATTTTTAACCCTCtataacatcaactgtagacccatgatggttgttttccatttattgtttacgaaAACTTGTGCCTTCGTTCTGAGcactccctggagggcctcccccccccccccgatagataaaaggggggagcacttcgtagaagagGACGGGGAAAAAAGAAAGCTCAAGACTTCACACAGCCAATAGAACAGCAgctccttgtaacacagagaaaaacgagagtgctagagatccagagaaaggtatttgaagagcattgataatatactagacacacaggagtagggtattacgcttccgtacggcctgaacctgtctaaatccttggtgcattcattactACTAGCCACCGACGATCCATtctgcctaagtcccacacgcattaaccccacgtacgaggtagtttCAGGACCAGCCTTCGGCCGTAGTTTCAGGACCAGcctccggtcgaatctcaaaggggatccctcaggatccctgcttgcggtgttcatccaccgacagtaAGGAACGCAGATGGAACGCACATAACTAAATCCATCAaacttttaataaaaattaatacaCAGCCAAATATCTAATTGTCATGATCCGACTAACTCATTCCCCTATAGGCAGCTCAACCACCAGCTAATCCTCCATTGACAGCTCAGACCATCAGTTAACACGCACACGGATCTCCTAATTCACACCATGCATGCAAAGCTAACCATCTGCGTACCAAGCATGTAGTAACGGAACTAATCAAAACACAGTTcttctatacttaaccaaccaACTAGGATAAATTCAAACCAGCAGATGAAATAACAGTAAAAAACACCCATGTTCTTTCAGATCAAATTTCATGGAAGCTACATTTCTACAAGAACTAtcatctccaaaccaaaatATGCAATCTCGACAAATCATCAATTTTTCCCTGATCAACGCAAACAAGGCAGCAACAATTAATAATAGCAGAAGAGAACTGACTACACATCGTATCCTAAATAACCAAGCATGCCAAGCTCTGGAACCACCTCAACAACAATAAGTAAGGTACTAAACATAGCAGAAACAGATGGAACCACCGCTCGTCACCACCTCACCTTTCTTAACCTTGATGGTCTTCCCGGAATGCGACCGCCGCACGTGCCTCAGcccacctccccctcccccgccgccgccggccgcagccgcagccgcggccgccgcgcgcttCTGCTCCAGCTGCTCCTCGTACTGCTGCAGCAGGGCCGAGGTGGTGGCCCCGGTCGGCGAGCGCGGCGAGGCGAGCGACAGCGTCTCCGCGTTCTGCACCGCGATCCGCAGCTTCTCCCGCTGCTCCTGCGTCAGGAACCCACCGTCCTTCCTCGGCGACGCCATCCCTCCTTCCCTCACTCCCTCCACCAACACCACCACCTGCAGCAAAGCAACAACACAGCAGCCAAACGCGTCAGCCGAAATGGGGGAGGCGCGATTCGAGTTCGAGCGCCGGGAAGAAGGGGGGTCTCGGAGCTCGGAGCCCTATCCATCCGCACCTAGGGTTTCGGCCGCGGATCGAGCCGCCGCCCCCAACCCGTGCGCGAGATTTGTGTGCGAACGAGTGGTATTTTCttatctttctctctcctcccgcTGTTTTGTTTTCTccgggtagagagagagagagacgggggAGGATAGGGGAGGGGATGGCTTTAtacgggggaggcggcgcgggtCCCGCTCCGGAGACACGTCGGCTGCGTTCCGGCGCGGGCCCGCATGTCATGGGGCCGCTCGCCGCTTCTGATGTGTGGGCCTGCCCATTTCCCCGGCCCGCTGGTTTGAGCCGGCAGGCCGCCGCGGTTCCCTATCCCCTCTCCACCTGGCACTGTCCGCTCGCCCGCCCAGGCCGGTGGCCGCTCCGCTCACACGGAAGAACGCACGCTTGTTTCACTGACACGTGGGAGAAATTTATTTTAGGCTCACTTGTTGGTGAGGTgaaagtataaaaattctactAGATCTTCCACCGAAAGATTTTTATGAGATATTGatctatattatttttctttgatcTAACGGTTAGTATATACAACTAAAAGTAAGGAGGAGAATACGTGATATACACAAGATGAGGTCTTTCTGTGAGACcggatcttataaaattttcttctaaTTGAAAAAGTTGTGTGGCCTTATTCCTGAGGATTTATGAGATTGGACCGGACCACAATTACTATTAAGGTTTTGCAGGGGAGGGTCGGGATCCTCCGTGGTTGATAGGATTGTCGCCTTATTTGTGTGTCAGGTTGTGATTGGTACTGGTGCGGTGGAGAATGACGCATCGGATTTAAGTCAAAGATTCTGAAAGGGTGTGTTTAGCTATTCCGATGAGGTTTCGTTGAATGTAGGTTAAGTATAACTATTGTTAAAAAGAATAgtatttatatttgtttgaaTAGGTTGGGCTAACTTTCAGTTTAGATGACCGAATCTGAAACTGTATAAGCAGATACAAAAGTCGAGATTGTGATTAGTTGCttatatgaatatgattttatGACATTGATAGGTTGGCCTATATGCACGAGTAGATATAGAAGTCTGCATCCACCTGACCATATTGAATGCGTATATTTGTATCTGTTGGTAAGACTGGAACAATAGATATAGATAACCAAAACACTTTTTCATAAAATTATACGCATCCATAAAAAAGGCTTGAACAAATTCGGACAACCAAGCACGCCCTAGGTAATCCACGTGTCATAAATTTCCCAATTTCTTCCGTTTCAAGAGAAAAACATTTCTTtcagcacaagcacaagcacatgcttcttcttaaaaaaaaaaacaaaatcagCATACAGTAATCTGAAATAGACGAATCCTGCTGAAAATAAATTTAGTTAAACTGGTAACTGGTTCATAGCAAGTGTTCTTGAATAAAGGAAACGACAGCATTGCATGTGTTTTTGCAGTGGCTTCGATTTGGAACTTGAAGAGAGCTTCTCTTGCCTTGAGCTTATCCAAAACCAAGGTTGCTCTCAGCCTTTTATATCCGTAGTGCATGGGTAGCTTCTTCATTCTATCTAGGATCTCATACCGTTCACAATGTTACGCGACATGCCTCGAGCAAGATGTACACAAATCATTCTTTTGACGTAAAAAAATATCACGTCAATACACTGAGGATTTCATGTGTAATATTCGGTGAACAGCACTAAAATACTTTGGTCGTGGTACTGCACCGTCGGACCTTTATTATCACCTACGTTCGAAAGAGACCCCGTCGGAGCGCAGATGACTAACAACTTGTCCTTAGTCgttggaaaaaaatatatagcaaTATAGATTAGGAAAGAGAACGAAACTATATGAACTAAACAAAAGATGAAAGTTAAAATAGATTGATTTTATCGATTGTTTATACAAAAGAAAGGACGGATAAATTGTATATCTAGATTGACTACCTATTTGTCTACGCAAACTGAGACAAATGAAATGTCAAGAACATGTCATAGACCTGgaactaatgaaaataaaaggGAAAAATAAAGAAAGCTGGGCCGGGAAATGCCAAGATTCTGCCATATTCTTCTACTGGGTTGGCCTGTTCATCAGCAGAGCTCATAAAAATTAAAAGGTGTATATAACAGATATATTTTCCAGAAAGCTGAGTGACTTCCCTCGTATTAAGCCACTAATAGCAGGTTAGCAACCACCAGTGTTCTAAGCATTCTGTCCAAAGGCAACCAAAACCAGTCAATACAAATTTTCGAAACACCCCAATTCAACAATGGCGTTAGACAGTTTCCGTAATAATCATGTGACACTAAATAACCATTAGCTGCCTTATAATGACttaggattaaaaaaaaaaggaattgcACTTCATGGCTGGGGACAATTTGAATACTGGAAGTATCCAACGATATCGTTGTGATCTGCAAACCATTATAACCtgcaatgcaaaaaaaaaatccagagaATTGTCAGTAAATAAAGTGTAGAAAACAAAATAGCATAGAACTAGCAATGCCAGTGTCAAAATATAAGACAAGGAATCAGAAATACATCAATTGGGTCTGATGCGCAGAGAGATAAGCTAATGGGGGCGTATAATCCAGAAGCAAAATACAGATCACTCGCAGAATATCGTTGTGTACGCAGGAGAGTGGCAGAGATGGCGTCCTCGCCAGCATAAAATTTCCAACAACACATACAGAGCGTACGGTGTTGGAGCTGCCATTCGCCGGGCGGCCCTCATCGGCTTATCACAAGAGAGAAAACCATAATGACTCGGGCGTCTGGTGCTTCACCATGGTCCAAGAACACGGCAAGGTTCTTCTGGAATTGCAGACAAGTATTTATTTACAGAGCTATTGTGCAAGATTTGGGGAAAGATATTTTTTCGATAAATGAAAATTTATTATCTCTTATCGTTACATTAAGGTGATACAATATACACAAAAATTCACTTTATACTTCTGCATAGCACGGATGCACACGGCTAAAAGGAGAGCAAagcaacaataataataataaaaaaaaaataagagaacaCAAATGATATAGCTCGCGGTCTATGATGGAGCATCAATTCGATATCTAAAAATcggataaaaatctctttggGAAGATATGCCGTGACATCCAAACAATTTATGCCTCCAGCTGTCCCACGTCAAATCTTTTTCTCGGAGAGTTGTTCAATGTGAGGGAAGTTTTACATTCTGAACTCGCACTGGTCAGTGAAGGCAATGCAAATCCTTACAATGGATGTAATGGTTTTCATGATAACAAGGATGTTGCAGATGTTCTACGAGGCAACAGACATTTTAGACAAAGCTATACATGATTCCTACCTGGTCTGATCTATAACACTGATCCTGGACCCCGGTACAAACTCACATACATCAAATTCACCTTCACAAGAGCATTTGGTTCCGAGGCTACACACTACATCTCCGAGGTAACAAGAAAGATGAAGAAGCTGTACAGTGATTACGTTGAAGATAATCTTGACAATGCGATGGCCGCTGCCAATGCTGATCCATTGCGACAAGCATGGGATGAGCACTGCCGTTTACTACAGGATGGCACCGGGGAACTTGGGAGTCACACAGAATCCCAGACGGAACTCGACTCCTCCCTCCCACAGACGGTTTTGACATCCTGAACTGGTGGAAGGTCCACAGGTTTGCAGTGCTACGTCGACATAGATATAGGTGTCAGAATTTAATTTggatttaggtatttgatttggTAAAGAAATTTTGAATGTCGTAAAATACAACTCGGAATTTAATATGGGTGTTAGAATCTGACTGAAGTGTTCGATtcgaaaaacaaaattaaacatgGGTGTAACACTGCAGAATGGCAAGGGATGCACTGGCCATGCCCTCATGCAGGAAGCTATCTTCTGAGCAACTCGCCCATGTCAGGAGCATGATTCGTGGTTATTCCGTGGAAGGCTTCAAGTAGGTGCAAAGATTCACCGGCTCATAAAAATGGCGAGAGCCTCAACCACACTCATCTCAGTTTCGCTTATATCCACattatttttacaatatatCTAAATAAGTGTATGtcgttcattttttttatctgatgGTTTAGATTGCTctaatgatactctatcgtctATTAGTATCATAGGTAATATTAAGGAGTATCATGAGTATTATAAAGGTTCTCTGTATAATAGATGCCCTTCTTTGGCAGGTTTTTCAGCGCCCAGCTAGCTCCCTGGCTGCGTTGGTGAATCTCTCTTCGTTTGTGCTGTTGTGTGTTGAAATGTATTCCACAAACGATCGTGTTACCATCTCCCTCGTGATGATCGGGCTGGGGGAGATGGATGTTTGTTCAGACACAAGTGACGGTTTCTTCAGTTGTTGTAAATATAAATGTCCACTGCTCGATCCTGTATGGGAATCAGTTGTGGCCCGTATAATTCACTctctgttttgttttgtttcttcatcCTGATGATTGAAACCTGGACATAGTGCATAACGAAGAGTTTTACATATCATTATCAGGTATACAGGAAAATGTAGTACTGTCGAACACTGCATCAGTGCTTCGCCTCCTGGGATGTTCCTCTGACACTAGCACCCGATATAGTTCGCAGGATTCGGCCTCGTTGCTCGAAACAGTAATACTCATTTTGTCTGTTAAAGAGACGATGTTTGGATAGCAGGACAGCTGACAGCGCATTCATGTGCCCTGTACGTCTAGTTGCTTATAATTCCTCGTGCATATAGGACACATGTCCTGTGCCCTGTGCTCTCAGCTTATCATATTTTCCTGCCATTCTCTTACACCCAATTGGTTTCGTTAGAGAGATCCACGGCGTTTGGATCGGGCATTCAAACTGGTTCTCTCTCGCGCCCGTTACGAAAGAGGCATGTCGTGCGGAGACCACAATCATGGAAATCTTCACCAATCGGGATCCTCTACAGTCAAAGTGGTAACTGTATAGGGTCTACAATCAATGACCTAAAGTTAGTCAAGTGGATCTGGAACTATCTTAGAATCTAATCTAACTTTGATTCAGTATGTGGCTTAGCTCACGATTCactaaagaaaaatgaaaaaaaaaagtctaatcTGATGCCTACCCACCGTTGTAGCACTGGTTCCGCCACTGTTTACAGTAAAGCGCATCAGGAGTCTCCTCAACCATCAGATCAAAATCCAACGATGCAGATTAGGTGATACAGTACCCGGTGAATATATATGGGTCGCTGTAGATTTCAAACCGTGATGGACTTTGCTTTGTGGGCTGAAAGGAAAGTCGGatgaaaaaaacaaacatatgtttttttttaaaaataaaatcaagcCACGGTTATCTTTAACTTTCGTTCATAACCTCGCTTACGCTACAGCTTTGGTGCCACACCTCATCCTCCTATGCCATCTTTCTCCACCTCTCCAGTCACTAGATCTGCCCCCTTGCCATCGACACTAGCTCACCGACTGTCCTCCACCGTCCAAACCAACAACGTCATTGCCGTCCCACCCCTACACCTACCTCCTTCATCGAACTGACCTACTTTCTCAGATATCCCCCGAAACTCTGAAACCTCTCTAAATCCTAAACCTCACCAACAGCCGTGGCCTGATTTAGGATGGGCTGGGCAAATTGCATCCATACCATCACTTTGAAGCCCATTTTCATCCATACCATCACCCGTGTCCATGACAAACGGGCCCGGGCCCATGTGTTAGTGGCACGGGGTGGTGGTATGGATAAAAATTGCTTGCAAAGTGATGGTATAGATGCAATTTTCGGATTTAGGATCGTAAATTTCAGTAGTAAGCGTGGAAAGCAAAATATAAGCATTCCTTTTCCGGGTGTTCTCCTGCTAGCCTAGTGGGGCCCAGCAACCAGAGACCTCGCCCGTGGGGGCACACTCTCCTCTGATTCGTCCTTCGCCGGCGTGCACCACCACCAtggccacctccgccgccgcagccgtcTTCTCGTCGCGCCTACCTCCCCTCCTACAAGGTAACACCCAGATCGCCTGTGTATCCTTCCCGCGGCGGTTGCCCCTCGCCGCCACCCTCGCCCTCTCGGTCTCCACCTCCGCCCCCGCCctgccggcggcgcggcggttGGCGCCGCCGGCGGCCAACCCCAAGTATCACAACGCGAAGGTGGACGCGGGAGACGAGGACGTGAACGGGGAGGAGCTCCTGCGGCGGTTCACGCGGGAGGTGGCGCGCGCGGGCGTCGTGGAGGAGATCAGGCGCCGGCGGAGGCACGAGGACGCGCGGGACAGGCGCAAGCGCAAGGCCCGGTCTTTGGCCCGGAGGTTCCGCCGGAGGTACTCGCCTTCGTGATCTCGCGATGAGCAAACTTGATCATTTTATTTCTCGCTTTGTGCGTATTTGTTTGGAAGCTGTGGTAACTCCTTATGCGTTCATTTTCCAAACATTTAGGTTCTTTAATCACATGATGATCGCAGATTGCTGATGAGGATCAGTGTTTTTGTTTAATTTTAAGCTCGTTTTGAAGTGTTAACGACTGATTTGATCTACTTGTTTGCAAGACTGAAAGTTGTTGTACATAAAGCAGCAAATtcatctagtttttttagacaACAGGCTTACTGTGTATTTTTAGGCTGCTGTGTTGATCATATCTGATAACAGTATATTTTTGCCAAACTATTTACATGCATTAGCAATACATTTGCATGCAACCATCCTAATGCTAATTGTCATGATCCTGAGGGTGTGACAGCTACCTTATGTCCGTAATGATTAGTTCTGAATGGAAACAATTGTGCTTGTGAAATGATCCTTTCAAAGGTCATCCTTTTGTCTTTCGTATTTAAGTTGTTTTGTAGACCAACAGCTCCATATTTGTGGTGATTGTATTTGCATTCGTTCTTGATCATTATCTTAAAATAGTTTTATTCTTGATCATGAATTCGCGATTGTGCATCTCGTGTATTTGCAAGTTTAAGGAAATGCCTAATCAAATATCCATGATGCAATCATGCAGCAAACTTTATGCTGAATTTTGCAGTGTGTGTAACATGAGGGGCATCTCTACTTTTTCTGAACACAAGATAGTTGGTCATTTCGAAATGCCTTGAGTTATTTCAATTATATCAATAATGTAGCGAGCTCTTGACTCTTACCTGGTCCCAATCATTCTGTTGCAGGCACTTCAAGGGTCCATATCCATTTGATGATGAGCAGGGGCCGAAGGAGCGGACGAGTGACGATGATGAGAATGACAACTGGGAGCTTCCAGGAGGAGAGTTTCCTTCTTACAGATGAATCAACAAACTGCACTTAATCCATGTTTTTGGTCTGCCGAAGAGTTTCAGCACTTCAACTCCCGACTTCAGTTCTTTTTTCCCACCAAATATTTGAGTTAGTTATTTGATGGAAAATTGGAAATAGGGCTAGTGGTGCCAAAACATTTCAAGCTGATTGGTGACGAAGGCGTAACGGACTTGCATTCTAGATGTAAAGCTTTGTCCTGAATGTTATGTCTCAAGTGCAGAGCCTCCTGAGTCCTGACTGTGCTGCGAATACTTGATCTCTTTTGTTCTTGTGGATGTATTGGCTAGGAAAGAGACCAACGGCTGCAGTT contains:
- the LOC133899136 gene encoding small ribosomal subunit protein bS21c-like, with the translated sequence MATSAAAAVFSSRLPPLLQGNTQIACVSFPRRLPLAATLALSVSTSAPALPAARRLAPPAANPKYHNAKVDAGDEDVNGEELLRRFTREVARAGVVEEIRRRRRHEDARDRRKRKARSLARRFRRRHFKGPYPFDDEQGPKERTSDDDENDNWELPGGEFPSYR